The following proteins are co-located in the Acidobacteriota bacterium genome:
- the pyrE gene encoding orotate phosphoribosyltransferase has product MSGGITLQDLTACGAHQRGHFLLSSGLHSADYLQCALYLAHPRRSAHAGGLLAGAIVEAGFDPEIIVAPAMGGLIIGHETARALDLPFIFTERAEGEMLLRRGFGLAPGQRVVVVEDVVTTGRSTREVISILENLGAEVTGVASQVNRSGDPQPFAPLSSRALLEVEFPTWKPEECPLCRDGEPIAKPGSRPIT; this is encoded by the coding sequence GTGAGCGGCGGCATCACCTTGCAGGATCTGACAGCCTGCGGGGCCCACCAGCGAGGCCATTTCCTGCTCTCTTCGGGTCTGCACTCGGCGGACTATCTCCAGTGTGCACTCTATCTTGCCCACCCTCGGCGCTCGGCTCACGCGGGTGGATTGCTCGCCGGTGCGATCGTGGAGGCCGGTTTCGATCCGGAGATCATTGTCGCCCCGGCGATGGGAGGGCTGATCATCGGCCACGAGACTGCCCGCGCCCTCGACCTGCCATTCATATTCACCGAGCGAGCCGAGGGGGAGATGTTGCTGAGGCGTGGTTTCGGGCTCGCCCCCGGTCAGCGAGTGGTGGTGGTCGAAGATGTCGTTACGACGGGTCGCTCGACGCGGGAGGTGATCTCGATCCTCGAAAATCTCGGCGCCGAGGTGACCGGTGTGGCCTCACAGGTCAACCGGTCGGGCGACCCGCAGCCCTTCGCACCACTCTCCAGCCGCGCACTTCTCGAGGTCGAGTTTCCGACCTGGAAACCTGAAGAGTGCCCGCTGTGCCGCGATGGCGAGCCGATTGCCAAGCCGGGCTCACGACCGATCACATAG
- the folK gene encoding 2-amino-4-hydroxy-6-hydroxymethyldihydropteridine diphosphokinase, which yields MESLLKVLLGLGSNQGQSRAVFRDCLDRLARDGDVLATSRLWRTRAIGPSQPDYLNAAAIVAWPREPRHLLDRCRQLETAAGRDRSLEERWGPRCLDLDLLMADDLVCRGPVLELPHPRFHQRRFALEPAAEIAADWVHPFLGLTVEELAEEARRHEPDAILGVMSFEF from the coding sequence ATGGAATCCTTGTTGAAAGTGCTTCTCGGTCTCGGTAGCAATCAGGGCCAATCGCGGGCGGTTTTTCGAGACTGTCTCGATCGTCTGGCTCGCGACGGAGACGTTCTCGCGACCTCTCGCCTCTGGCGCACCCGTGCGATTGGACCCTCGCAGCCGGACTACCTCAACGCGGCAGCGATCGTCGCGTGGCCACGAGAACCGAGGCACCTATTGGATCGATGCCGTCAACTCGAAACAGCGGCCGGGCGGGATCGATCGCTGGAGGAACGGTGGGGGCCTCGTTGCCTGGATCTCGACCTCCTTATGGCCGACGATCTGGTCTGCCGCGGTCCTGTCCTCGAGCTCCCACACCCCCGTTTTCACCAAAGACGTTTCGCCCTCGAGCCGGCGGCGGAGATCGCGGCCGACTGGGTTCACCCGTTCCTCGGACTCACGGTTGAAGAGCTGGCCGAGGAGGCTCGTCGCCATGAGCCGGACGCCATACTCGGAGTTATGAGTTTTGAGTTTTGA
- a CDS encoding PBP1A family penicillin-binding protein, whose amino-acid sequence MIRKKTVPAGKTPPKSITGVFRKLTSGKSWMSLAIVLLWAAVAGCLVGAVGGWAIAQFLRVPQVDLLDTFEPAATTQIYAADGQQVASYALEQRFVLRPEEIPEHFKLAVVAIEDADFFSHGGVDPQAIMRAAWYSLLDRRIGSRGGASTLTQQLALNLFLKRERTIGRKVKEALLAMDIEKRYSKDQILTMYANQIFLGHGAYGVEAASNLYFEKPAAELTLAEAALLAGMIPSANNLFDPIRRPENALERRNKVLARMLELGFIDREAYEEAIAQDLGVDLHREQVETGAYFLEMTRQEIERRYGTDALYTSGLQVHLTMDSKLQAEAERAVREGLVNLEMTYIGYRRPPNVLVDSELEDVGAYQHPSWENLELVPGAMVHAVVQEVSTRKANLRIGDRAAELGLGSAKWTRSNSLKRILKTGDLVFVKLPDPLPEDPEAVLSVGLLQEPEVEGALIALDNRSGAILALVGGFDFERSEFNRAVQSELQCGSAFKPFVYLTAFEHGFTPADTVFDAPFLLPDSNGELTYCPKNYYEKYYGITTLRRALELSYNASAVKLQQLAGSRSVVETARKFGISTELHPYPSLALGSLGVRLIDLVRAYSGIANLGEVPEPFYIAEVYDRDGRLQEQFFPHTERVMSEAVTYLGLYMLRGVIQHGTGNSAARFEANLAGKTGTTDLYSDAWFVGFSPRVTVGVWVGRDLKAPIAKKMTGAMAAQPIWNDFMTNYLDTLTPEELAEDFQVPPGIVFTPVDAATGERAVPPCSHQQEVILEAFLDGTEPIDPCNEEMGEIINLPWPFQLSYYSPKPGEPMPTMEAIGFADDRLRPTPTPEQQAELERIATDEGPYAAEKRRLKMGVRRPETDETN is encoded by the coding sequence GTGATCAGGAAGAAGACCGTTCCTGCGGGAAAGACACCGCCGAAGAGCATCACTGGGGTGTTCAGGAAACTGACGTCCGGCAAGAGCTGGATGTCCCTCGCGATCGTGCTGCTGTGGGCGGCGGTTGCCGGCTGCCTGGTGGGTGCCGTCGGAGGGTGGGCGATTGCCCAGTTTCTGCGCGTGCCGCAGGTCGATCTGCTGGACACCTTCGAGCCTGCCGCGACGACCCAGATCTACGCCGCCGACGGCCAGCAGGTCGCGTCCTACGCTCTCGAACAGCGCTTCGTGCTTCGCCCGGAGGAAATCCCCGAGCACTTCAAGCTGGCGGTGGTGGCAATCGAGGACGCCGACTTCTTCTCGCACGGAGGAGTCGATCCGCAGGCGATCATGCGTGCCGCGTGGTACAGCTTGTTGGATCGTCGGATCGGTTCGAGAGGTGGCGCGTCGACCCTGACCCAGCAGTTGGCGCTCAACCTGTTTCTCAAGCGCGAACGCACGATCGGCCGCAAGGTCAAGGAAGCGCTCCTCGCGATGGACATCGAGAAACGCTACTCGAAAGATCAAATTTTGACCATGTACGCCAACCAGATCTTCCTCGGCCACGGCGCCTACGGGGTGGAGGCGGCGTCCAACCTATATTTCGAGAAACCGGCCGCGGAGCTCACGCTGGCGGAGGCCGCGCTTCTGGCCGGGATGATTCCGAGCGCCAACAATCTGTTCGACCCGATCCGGCGGCCGGAGAACGCGCTCGAGCGGCGCAATAAGGTCCTCGCGCGGATGCTCGAGCTTGGATTCATCGATCGAGAGGCGTACGAGGAGGCGATTGCGCAGGACCTGGGAGTCGACCTGCACCGCGAGCAGGTGGAGACCGGCGCCTACTTTCTCGAGATGACCCGGCAGGAGATCGAGCGCCGATATGGAACCGACGCCCTCTACACCAGCGGCCTTCAGGTCCATCTGACGATGGATTCGAAGCTGCAAGCAGAGGCGGAGCGGGCCGTTCGCGAAGGGCTCGTCAATCTGGAGATGACCTACATTGGATACCGTCGTCCGCCGAACGTCCTCGTAGATAGCGAGCTCGAGGACGTGGGTGCGTACCAGCATCCGAGCTGGGAGAACCTGGAGCTGGTCCCCGGTGCGATGGTGCATGCCGTTGTTCAGGAGGTGTCGACGCGAAAGGCGAATCTGCGAATCGGTGACCGCGCCGCCGAGCTTGGTCTCGGGTCCGCGAAATGGACGCGCTCGAACTCTCTCAAGAGGATCCTGAAGACCGGGGATCTGGTCTTCGTCAAACTGCCCGATCCCTTGCCCGAGGATCCCGAGGCTGTGCTCTCGGTCGGGTTGCTCCAGGAACCCGAGGTCGAGGGCGCCTTGATCGCTCTGGACAACCGGTCGGGCGCGATCCTGGCTCTTGTCGGCGGGTTCGACTTCGAACGCTCCGAGTTCAACCGTGCGGTCCAGTCAGAACTGCAATGTGGCTCGGCCTTCAAACCGTTCGTCTATCTGACAGCCTTCGAGCACGGATTCACGCCGGCCGACACCGTGTTCGACGCGCCGTTTCTGCTCCCCGACAGTAATGGAGAGCTCACATATTGCCCGAAAAACTACTACGAAAAATATTACGGCATTACGACCCTGCGGCGAGCCCTCGAGCTCAGCTACAACGCGTCCGCGGTCAAGCTGCAGCAACTGGCGGGCAGTCGGTCGGTGGTCGAAACCGCACGGAAGTTTGGAATCAGCACCGAACTCCATCCATACCCCTCGCTGGCGCTTGGGTCGCTCGGAGTCCGCTTGATCGATCTGGTGCGCGCCTACTCGGGGATCGCCAATCTCGGCGAGGTGCCGGAGCCGTTCTACATCGCCGAGGTCTACGACCGTGACGGGCGCCTGCAGGAGCAGTTCTTCCCACATACCGAGCGCGTCATGTCAGAGGCGGTGACGTACCTGGGACTGTACATGCTGCGGGGCGTCATCCAGCACGGTACCGGCAATAGCGCTGCCCGGTTCGAAGCCAATCTCGCCGGCAAGACCGGCACGACCGATCTCTACTCTGATGCGTGGTTCGTGGGCTTTTCGCCGCGCGTCACGGTCGGGGTCTGGGTTGGCCGTGACCTCAAGGCGCCGATTGCCAAGAAGATGACCGGAGCCATGGCCGCACAGCCGATCTGGAATGACTTCATGACAAATTACCTGGACACGCTCACCCCGGAAGAGCTGGCGGAGGATTTTCAGGTGCCGCCAGGAATCGTCTTCACGCCGGTGGACGCGGCCACCGGAGAGCGCGCGGTGCCGCCGTGCAGCCACCAGCAAGAGGTGATTCTCGAAGCGTTCCTCGATGGTACCGAACCGATCGACCCGTGCAACGAGGAGATGGGGGAGATCATCAATCTTCCGTGGCCGTTCCAGCTGTCGTATTACTCACCCAAGCCGGGAGAGCCGATGCCGACCATGGAGGCGATCGGTTTTGCAGACGATCGGCTTCGACCGACGCCGACACCGGAGCAGCAGGCGGAGTTGGAACGCATCGCCACCGATGAAGGTCCCTACGCTGCCGAAAAGCGCCGACTCAAAATGGGAGTGAGGAGACCTGAAACGGACGAAACAAATTAG
- a CDS encoding thioredoxin family protein has protein sequence MKSIGQRTFLILAAAALVASSACNRSEPVAQGPVDTVSNHRTVAVKWEKDLPAALERAKDEGKPVLVNFYADWCVWCKRLESTTLSDARVASFLQDQVVPLSLDVEGDGRALSDQYRVDGLPTVIVLDGSGLEIGRIPGYMPPDSFLEAVEGFLQES, from the coding sequence GTGAAGAGTATCGGACAGCGCACATTTCTCATTCTCGCCGCCGCGGCCCTCGTGGCGTCATCCGCCTGCAACCGTTCCGAGCCGGTGGCGCAAGGGCCGGTCGACACCGTCAGCAACCACCGCACCGTTGCCGTGAAGTGGGAGAAGGACCTCCCGGCGGCGCTCGAACGCGCGAAGGACGAGGGCAAGCCGGTGCTCGTCAATTTCTATGCCGACTGGTGCGTTTGGTGCAAGCGTCTCGAGTCGACAACACTCAGCGATGCCAGGGTGGCCTCGTTTCTCCAAGACCAGGTCGTGCCGTTGAGCCTGGATGTCGAAGGCGATGGCCGCGCACTCTCCGACCAGTATCGGGTCGACGGTCTCCCGACGGTCATCGTTCTGGACGGCAGTGGTCTGGAAATCGGCCGAATTCCAGGTTACATGCCTCCGGACAGCTTCCTCGAGGCCGTCGAGGGATTTCTGCAGGAAAGCTGA
- a CDS encoding PP2C family protein-serine/threonine phosphatase: MPRPSISLFRRIESALETISLGSTPLETIHLAADFIADSFAEDLGIKGGRIYAQDDGSFELVETFGDASRDPIGLRVWKTYPPFDRLLDVGSVVMRRDDPRLDQRLEADLGTREWFAAVAVADGRYVLSFDVEPAGGDHEDLVSTLNIIRLAVNQKLREERVNELVEEARQIQTSILPRQLPQPGDFEIAARTVAAEVVGGDFYDVITLDDDVFAVAVADATGHGLPAALQVRDVFTGLRMGLAREFKLTRTVARLNQIIHRSRLATKFVSLFLAEMNLDGRIIFCNAGHPPAVLMRADGSVSFLRAGGMILGPSADARYSFGIDQLDPGDLMALYTDGITEAAGEPDGDEYGEERLVSAMRAARHLDPIAIVDRVFSDVEEFAAVSPPADDQTLVVIKRHAPEIEEIPA; encoded by the coding sequence GTGCCACGACCCTCGATTTCGCTGTTTCGTCGTATAGAAAGTGCGCTCGAGACGATTTCACTCGGGTCGACACCGCTGGAGACAATCCACCTCGCAGCTGATTTCATCGCCGACAGTTTTGCGGAAGATCTCGGAATCAAGGGAGGCCGGATCTACGCGCAGGATGACGGCAGTTTCGAGCTGGTCGAAACCTTCGGCGACGCATCCAGGGATCCGATCGGATTGCGGGTCTGGAAGACCTATCCGCCGTTCGATCGTTTACTCGACGTCGGTTCGGTGGTCATGCGGCGGGACGACCCCCGCCTCGACCAACGGCTCGAGGCGGACCTCGGAACGCGCGAATGGTTCGCGGCAGTGGCCGTCGCAGATGGGCGGTATGTTCTCTCTTTCGACGTCGAGCCGGCTGGCGGAGATCACGAAGACCTCGTCTCAACCCTCAACATCATCCGACTCGCGGTCAACCAGAAGCTGCGTGAAGAGAGGGTGAACGAGCTGGTCGAAGAGGCGCGGCAGATCCAGACCTCGATCCTTCCGCGCCAGCTTCCGCAGCCTGGAGACTTCGAGATCGCCGCGCGAACGGTGGCGGCGGAAGTTGTCGGTGGAGACTTCTACGACGTCATCACTCTCGACGATGATGTCTTTGCCGTGGCGGTCGCCGACGCCACCGGGCACGGTCTCCCGGCTGCTCTCCAGGTGCGCGATGTTTTCACCGGGCTTCGAATGGGTCTTGCCAGGGAATTCAAGCTGACTCGTACAGTCGCCCGCCTCAACCAGATCATTCACCGCAGTCGGCTGGCGACCAAATTCGTTTCACTGTTCCTGGCCGAAATGAACCTCGACGGCAGGATCATATTCTGCAACGCCGGGCATCCCCCGGCGGTGCTGATGCGGGCGGACGGATCGGTCTCGTTTTTACGAGCGGGAGGAATGATACTCGGGCCGAGCGCGGATGCGCGCTATAGCTTCGGCATCGATCAGCTCGATCCGGGGGACCTGATGGCACTCTACACCGACGGCATCACGGAGGCAGCCGGCGAGCCCGACGGCGATGAGTATGGCGAAGAGCGTTTGGTGAGCGCAATGAGAGCTGCTCGCCACCTCGACCCGATCGCGATCGTCGATCGAGTTTTTTCGGACGTCGAGGAGTTCGCCGCAGTCTCACCACCGGCGGACGATCAGACCCTTGTGGTCATTAAACGGCACGCACCAGAAATCGAGGAGATACCGGCATGA
- a CDS encoding FecR family protein, whose product MKKVLIAGLLLALGGVSMASAEDEMTSLSYISYLERYATVQPANQEESLEAVINMPLVGGDRVDTAREARMEIILADGNTVWLDEYTTLSLDAVAFSRDSGSDRSVMYLAEGSIILEITEFDLSDKPIRIDGRAATVYLDARGLYRVRALPNGGLRVEVMDGLAEAVTSSGGVLIRAQSSAEVGAGAVQRSENQVFWSDDFAAWVDMRRQIPGGESSQHVDLRYSRQAAQLDNYGSWIYVDSINSWAWQPTVGVDWAPYRAGRWYWTPTGWSWLSYEPWGWLPYHYGSWHFSVGFGWVWAWGGYWSPAWVNWVWWPGYVGWCPYGYYNNWYWNYYGGYYPGHSPPYRPPYPGGGGGSAVPRRDVIPPRRADKRVTGLTGENPNPHASQAAVDINGRVRMASVDRRGWTAVRQEDFASPNLTRLASSGRRVMPAEGDQMGVVMTGPLATRSPSRAKPSTELERVFRGVETRNPTDVSALMARDESANPDAVRRLARPTTVADIGRRSVEAAAVSRKADSLRRSLAVGSALETSTASRLAQPNRYRPTMYGESGEKSSGSASTPGTSSGSRQLVQPQTRSRSVDSARPVIVPGSRSSVYSRPTTSTSRTSATGRSTTRAPSSVGSSSGRSSSPRSSSVSGSRSAGSRSTAGTSRSSGGSSRSSASGSRSSSGGSRSSAGSSRPSGGSSTKSSGARKR is encoded by the coding sequence ATGAAAAAGGTCCTGATCGCGGGGTTGCTGCTCGCACTCGGCGGCGTTTCGATGGCCTCTGCTGAGGACGAAATGACCTCGCTGAGCTACATCTCGTATCTCGAGCGCTACGCGACGGTCCAACCGGCCAATCAGGAAGAGAGTCTCGAGGCGGTCATCAACATGCCCCTGGTCGGAGGAGACCGCGTGGACACCGCTCGTGAAGCGAGAATGGAGATCATCCTTGCCGACGGAAACACCGTGTGGCTGGATGAGTACACAACCTTGAGTCTCGACGCAGTCGCGTTCAGCCGGGATTCCGGTTCCGATCGCAGCGTGATGTACCTTGCCGAAGGCTCGATCATTCTCGAAATCACGGAGTTCGACCTCTCCGACAAACCGATCCGGATCGACGGGCGTGCCGCCACCGTTTATCTCGACGCGCGTGGGCTCTACCGCGTGCGGGCATTGCCGAACGGCGGGCTGCGAGTCGAAGTCATGGACGGTCTCGCCGAAGCGGTCACCTCCTCGGGTGGCGTCCTGATTCGCGCACAGTCGTCGGCCGAGGTCGGGGCGGGAGCAGTGCAGCGGAGCGAGAACCAGGTTTTCTGGAGCGACGATTTCGCGGCCTGGGTGGACATGAGGCGACAGATCCCTGGTGGAGAGAGCTCCCAGCACGTCGATCTTCGGTACTCGCGGCAGGCTGCTCAGCTGGACAACTACGGGAGCTGGATCTACGTCGACTCCATCAACTCCTGGGCGTGGCAGCCGACAGTCGGTGTCGATTGGGCGCCCTATCGGGCCGGTCGCTGGTACTGGACGCCGACCGGGTGGTCGTGGCTGTCGTACGAACCGTGGGGCTGGCTGCCCTACCACTACGGATCGTGGCACTTTTCAGTCGGGTTCGGTTGGGTGTGGGCCTGGGGCGGCTACTGGTCGCCCGCGTGGGTGAACTGGGTGTGGTGGCCGGGCTACGTTGGCTGGTGCCCCTACGGCTACTACAACAATTGGTATTGGAATTACTACGGTGGCTACTACCCCGGCCACTCGCCGCCTTATCGTCCTCCGTATCCCGGCGGCGGTGGCGGTAGTGCAGTTCCACGGAGGGACGTGATTCCGCCACGAAGAGCGGACAAACGCGTCACCGGATTGACCGGAGAGAACCCGAACCCGCACGCATCGCAAGCCGCGGTCGATATCAACGGCAGGGTCCGCATGGCATCTGTCGATCGAAGAGGCTGGACAGCTGTCCGGCAAGAGGATTTCGCGAGCCCCAACCTGACTCGTCTCGCGTCTTCCGGTCGACGTGTGATGCCTGCTGAAGGCGATCAGATGGGCGTCGTCATGACCGGTCCGTTGGCGACGAGGTCGCCGTCGCGTGCCAAACCCTCGACGGAGCTCGAGCGCGTGTTCCGTGGGGTCGAGACAAGAAACCCGACAGACGTGTCCGCCCTGATGGCACGCGACGAATCCGCCAATCCTGATGCCGTGCGGCGGCTCGCCCGGCCGACGACGGTTGCGGACATCGGCCGGCGATCGGTCGAAGCCGCGGCGGTCAGTCGCAAGGCCGACTCTCTACGGCGGTCGTTGGCAGTGGGGTCTGCTCTCGAGACATCGACCGCCTCGCGTCTTGCGCAGCCCAACCGTTACCGGCCGACGATGTACGGCGAAAGCGGCGAGAAAAGCTCCGGATCGGCCTCTACACCCGGCACCTCGAGCGGTTCGAGACAGCTGGTTCAACCGCAGACCCGATCGCGCAGCGTGGATTCGGCACGTCCGGTTATCGTCCCCGGTTCACGATCCTCGGTCTATAGCCGGCCGACCACCTCGACCTCTCGCACTTCGGCAACCGGCAGGTCGACCACCCGAGCGCCGAGCTCGGTCGGCAGCAGCTCTGGTCGCAGTAGCTCTCCGCGGTCGAGTTCCGTGAGCGGGTCCCGCTCCGCCGGCTCGCGATCGACAGCGGGTACGAGCCGTTCGAGCGGTGGCAGCTCGAGGTCGTCCGCCAGTGGCAGCCGGTCCTCCAGCGGCGGCTCCCGGTCGTCGGCCGGAAGCAGCCGCCCGTCGGGCGGTTCCTCGACGAAGAGCTCGGGGGCCAGAAAACGCTGA
- a CDS encoding cytidine deaminase, which translates to MSDLDETMIDRLVHAASMVREKAHAPYSRFTVGAAVLDGEGRVHVGCNVENASYGLSVCAERNAISAAAAAGAGRIDGLAVVTDTDPPTSPCGACRQVLIEFGDFPVILANPAGKRILTTVSDLLPDAFTPESLRKNLESRSP; encoded by the coding sequence ATGTCGGATCTCGATGAAACGATGATCGACCGCCTGGTTCACGCTGCTTCGATGGTGCGCGAAAAAGCTCACGCTCCCTATTCGCGGTTCACGGTCGGGGCTGCTGTTCTCGATGGCGAAGGTCGGGTGCACGTGGGGTGCAACGTCGAGAATGCATCCTACGGCCTCAGCGTCTGTGCCGAGCGGAACGCGATTTCGGCGGCGGCGGCGGCAGGTGCGGGACGCATCGACGGCCTGGCGGTCGTCACCGATACCGACCCACCGACCTCCCCGTGTGGCGCCTGTCGGCAGGTGCTGATCGAGTTCGGGGATTTCCCGGTGATTCTCGCCAATCCGGCCGGCAAGCGAATCCTGACCACTGTCAGCGATCTCCTCCCCGACGCCTTCACCCCGGAATCTCTTCGGAAGAACCTCGAGTCACGAAGCCCGTAG
- a CDS encoding TrmH family RNA methyltransferase, protein MKHRLAMERRLARRERRREEYRRGLRPMAIAAWEISKEHNVGSLVRTAHAVAAEEVILVGEREWNVEAARTSELYTTVRQLAGLEAFRAHLQAQRWNLVAVELDQRSVSIFDAEYPDRPCFLLGAELGGVPEQLLEEAALVVQIPQWGLVPSLNLAVAGSIVAYDYLAKLNKTGRLARPDGGLVEDVGDRDDGDHTG, encoded by the coding sequence ATGAAGCATCGACTCGCCATGGAACGGCGGCTAGCTCGCCGCGAACGGCGGCGCGAGGAATATCGGCGGGGTCTCCGGCCGATGGCAATTGCAGCCTGGGAAATCTCCAAGGAGCACAACGTGGGCTCGCTGGTTCGCACGGCTCACGCGGTGGCGGCTGAGGAGGTCATCCTGGTTGGTGAACGGGAGTGGAACGTCGAGGCCGCCCGTACATCCGAGCTCTACACCACCGTCAGACAGCTGGCCGGGCTGGAAGCATTCAGGGCCCACCTGCAAGCACAACGATGGAACCTGGTGGCGGTGGAGCTCGATCAGCGCTCCGTCAGCATCTTCGATGCCGAGTATCCGGACCGGCCGTGCTTCCTTCTCGGCGCAGAGCTCGGTGGCGTGCCCGAGCAACTTCTCGAAGAAGCGGCGCTCGTGGTTCAGATCCCCCAATGGGGACTCGTGCCCTCTCTCAACCTGGCGGTCGCGGGCTCGATCGTCGCGTACGACTACCTCGCAAAGCTGAACAAAACCGGGCGACTCGCCCGACCGGACGGAGGTCTCGTCGAGGACGTGGGAGACCGGGATGACGGGGATCACACAGGATGA
- the pal gene encoding peptidoglycan-associated lipoprotein Pal yields MRDATRLAATALIIILAFSLGACKSSSPKMDAPPPQPTPVPTPDADAVAEEVVHEPVTETIVSEEVTEELPDDIAQLNARGYLADVFFDTDRFDLTASGRDALAENAAWLQRHSTISILVEGHCDERNTREYNLALGERRASAVRDYLVFLGIAPQRIQTISYGEERPFAQGHDEGAWKLNRRSHFVIVAR; encoded by the coding sequence ATGCGTGATGCGACACGTTTGGCAGCTACCGCCCTGATAATCATTTTGGCGTTTTCGCTCGGTGCCTGCAAAAGCAGCAGCCCAAAGATGGACGCGCCCCCGCCTCAGCCGACTCCGGTGCCGACTCCGGATGCCGATGCTGTGGCTGAAGAGGTCGTGCACGAGCCGGTGACCGAGACAATCGTGTCCGAGGAGGTCACGGAGGAGCTGCCCGATGACATCGCACAGCTCAACGCGAGGGGTTATTTGGCGGACGTCTTCTTCGACACCGACCGATTCGATCTCACCGCGTCCGGGCGAGATGCGCTGGCCGAGAATGCGGCGTGGTTGCAAAGGCACTCCACGATTTCGATTCTCGTCGAGGGTCATTGCGACGAACGAAACACCCGCGAGTACAACCTCGCGCTGGGCGAACGTCGAGCGAGTGCAGTGCGAGACTACCTGGTCTTTCTCGGCATCGCGCCACAGCGAATCCAGACCATTTCATATGGGGAGGAGCGACCATTTGCTCAGGGGCACGACGAGGGCGCGTGGAAGCTCAACCGTCGTTCCCACTTCGTGATCGTTGCGCGATAG
- the ybgF gene encoding tol-pal system protein YbgF: MYPRVLLVVGIAFLVPLAACTSSEDMALLHREITDVQRSVDSLQTEVLDQSDLQSMERSMEEMTTKNLRSNADLALKVEELQEQIEALHASLEITTRRLQAISQELAAARAQGGTGVVLPPVTVVPGGGGEGSTAANTEQSTPTMAGTAGTSPDALYRSAYEDYMRGNYDLAADGFREYMRRWPNTELTDNALYWVGECQDAQEKPQEALDTFTQVLEDYPTSDKAAAAQLKKGLIYLKMGDQGQGVVNLQYVVYEHPGTREADLAREQLRSLGLTIR; this comes from the coding sequence ATGTATCCAAGAGTTCTTCTCGTCGTCGGCATCGCGTTCCTGGTTCCGCTTGCCGCCTGTACCTCGTCGGAGGACATGGCACTTCTGCATCGGGAGATCACGGATGTCCAGCGGTCGGTTGACAGTCTTCAAACCGAGGTTCTCGATCAGTCGGATCTGCAGAGCATGGAGCGATCGATGGAGGAGATGACGACAAAGAATCTCCGTTCCAACGCCGATCTCGCTCTCAAGGTCGAGGAGCTGCAGGAGCAGATCGAGGCCCTGCACGCCAGCCTCGAAATTACGACCAGGCGCTTGCAGGCCATATCGCAGGAGTTGGCCGCGGCGCGGGCTCAGGGCGGTACCGGCGTCGTGCTGCCTCCGGTGACGGTGGTCCCGGGTGGGGGTGGCGAGGGTTCGACTGCCGCCAATACCGAACAGTCCACTCCGACAATGGCGGGCACCGCCGGCACGAGCCCGGACGCGCTCTACCGCTCGGCCTACGAGGACTATATGCGGGGCAATTACGATCTCGCAGCAGACGGCTTCCGCGAATACATGCGGCGCTGGCCCAACACCGAGCTCACCGACAATGCCCTTTATTGGGTTGGCGAGTGTCAGGATGCGCAGGAGAAGCCCCAGGAAGCCCTCGACACCTTCACCCAGGTCCTGGAAGATTATCCGACCTCCGACAAGGCGGCAGCGGCTCAGCTCAAAAAGGGCCTGATCTACCTCAAGATGGGTGACCAGGGGCAGGGTGTGGTCAACCTTCAGTACGTGGTCTACGAACATCCGGGTACTCGCGAAGCGGATCTCGCGCGCGAGCAGCTGCGCTCTCTCGGGCTCACCATCCGCTGA
- the rpsT gene encoding 30S ribosomal protein S20 produces MATIKGTKKQARKRHRQSLERRMRNRSVRTRVRRQMRLMRAAIAEGDKKTVEKLLPETMSIIDVGWRKGVFHRNTAARYKSRMAKQAQAVISGAKA; encoded by the coding sequence ATGGCTACGATCAAAGGCACGAAGAAGCAAGCGCGTAAGCGCCACCGCCAGTCTCTCGAGCGGCGGATGCGGAACCGATCGGTTCGCACGCGCGTGCGTCGGCAGATGCGGCTGATGCGAGCCGCCATCGCCGAGGGTGACAAGAAAACGGTAGAGAAACTCCTGCCCGAAACGATGTCGATCATCGACGTCGGCTGGCGCAAGGGCGTGTTCCACCGCAACACTGCGGCCCGATATAAATCCCGCATGGCGAAGCAGGCCCAGGCGGTGATCTCGGGCGCGAAAGCTTGA